One window of the Streptomyces sp. TS71-3 genome contains the following:
- a CDS encoding alpha/beta hydrolase, whose translation MLLRGRSARRRGTVWSTAVAAGGALAAVVGLATAPAVSAAPGSAPQVNALAESPPPAKASSLDWAPCDDAAHPGAECATLSVPVDWAHPDGPRFGLAVARRKATDPGARVGSMVFGPGGPGDSGVDRVVTGISRFSPEVRRRFDIVSFDPRGVGGSTPVTCSNDLLAQRPAPQLASQADFNATVAYNTRLRADCRARTGPVFDHLDSAQTVRDLDALRVALGESRLTFHGSSYGTLLGAEYAETYPRRVRAMVLESVIDHSVPTAGEFLRAQATAAEDSFGEFAAWCDGHADCALHGRDVRGVWQGLLDRAGRGELENPAEPGTPLSQSDLVNGIAFRKFYDADYAGLATAVAGMDARRPLPASPTSVAPLPPATPVFCADWHLPIHDYRQYASYVRAMERTAPDLPYLLPVHMLAACLGAPTANPQHRLDAHDAPPILVSNSLHDPATGYPWAVSVARQLGRSGVLLTYEGQGHGSVTSGPCMENAVDVYLTDLTLPARGTRCPSIPS comes from the coding sequence ATGCTGCTCAGGGGCAGGTCAGCGCGGCGGCGCGGCACGGTGTGGAGCACGGCCGTGGCCGCGGGAGGGGCCCTGGCCGCCGTCGTCGGCCTCGCCACCGCTCCCGCGGTGAGCGCGGCGCCGGGAAGCGCGCCGCAGGTCAACGCCTTGGCGGAGAGCCCGCCGCCCGCGAAGGCGTCATCCCTCGACTGGGCTCCCTGCGACGACGCGGCCCACCCGGGCGCCGAGTGCGCCACCCTCTCCGTGCCGGTCGACTGGGCCCACCCGGACGGACCGAGATTCGGCCTGGCCGTGGCCCGCCGCAAGGCCACCGACCCGGGCGCCCGCGTCGGCTCGATGGTGTTCGGTCCCGGCGGGCCCGGCGACTCCGGCGTGGACAGGGTGGTCACCGGCATCAGCCGGTTCAGCCCCGAGGTCCGGCGGCGGTTCGACATCGTCAGCTTCGACCCGCGGGGCGTGGGCGGCAGCACTCCCGTGACGTGCTCAAACGACCTGCTCGCCCAGCGGCCGGCACCCCAGCTGGCGAGCCAGGCGGACTTCAACGCCACCGTCGCGTACAACACGCGGCTGCGCGCCGACTGCCGGGCGCGCACCGGCCCGGTCTTCGACCACCTGGACAGCGCGCAGACGGTCCGCGACCTGGACGCCCTGCGGGTGGCGCTCGGCGAGTCCCGGCTGACCTTCCACGGCAGCTCGTACGGCACGCTGCTCGGGGCCGAGTACGCCGAGACGTACCCGCGGCGGGTCCGCGCGATGGTGCTGGAGAGCGTGATCGACCACAGCGTCCCCACCGCCGGCGAGTTCCTGCGGGCCCAGGCGACCGCGGCCGAGGACTCGTTCGGCGAGTTCGCGGCGTGGTGCGACGGTCACGCGGACTGCGCGCTGCACGGCCGTGACGTGCGCGGCGTCTGGCAGGGGCTGCTGGACCGGGCCGGGCGCGGCGAGCTGGAGAACCCGGCGGAGCCCGGCACCCCGCTGTCGCAGTCGGACCTGGTCAACGGCATCGCCTTCCGGAAGTTCTACGACGCCGACTACGCGGGCCTGGCCACGGCCGTCGCCGGGATGGACGCGAGGAGGCCGCTGCCGGCCTCGCCCACCTCGGTGGCGCCGCTGCCGCCGGCGACCCCGGTCTTCTGCGCGGACTGGCACCTGCCGATACACGACTACCGCCAGTACGCCTCGTACGTCCGGGCCATGGAGAGGACCGCGCCCGACCTGCCGTACCTGCTGCCGGTCCACATGCTGGCCGCGTGCCTCGGCGCACCGACCGCCAACCCCCAGCACCGGCTCGACGCCCACGACGCCCCGCCGATCCTGGTCTCCAACTCGCTCCACGATCCCGCGACCGGCTACCCCTGGGCGGTCTCGGTGGCCCGGCAACTCGGCCGCAGCGGCGTGCTCCTCACCTACGAGGGGCAGGGCCACGGCAGCGTCACGAGCGGCCCCTGCATGGAGAACGCCGTCGACGTATACCTCACCGACCTGACGCTCCCGGCCCGGGGCACCCGCTGCCCGTCCATACCGTCCTGA
- a CDS encoding mandelate racemase/muconate lactonizing enzyme family protein produces MKITAVYEGTVPISSSIRNAWIDFSAMDCSIVAVVSDVIRDGKPVVGYGFNSNGRYSAGEILRRRIIPRLLDAPAASLLDESGDLDPARAWDVVMRNEKPGGHGERSVAVGVLDMALFDLAAKIAGQPLYRYLSDRYGDGSPDESVFVYAAGGYYAPGKTTGDLKDEMRGFLDLGYDVVKMKIGGADLAEDLRRIEAVLDVLDGDGSRLAVDVNGRFDLATALEYGRAIEPYGLFWYEEVGDPLDYRLNAVLAEHYPGRIATGENLFSLQDARNLIRYGGMRPDRDVIQVDPALSYGLVEYLRILAMLRAHGWSPRRCVPHGGHQFSLHIAAALGLGGNESYPGEFQPTGGFADDAVVEHSRVGLTEMPGIGLEGKAAFHRVLRELHA; encoded by the coding sequence ATGAAGATCACCGCCGTGTACGAGGGCACCGTCCCGATCAGCTCGTCGATCCGGAACGCGTGGATCGACTTCAGCGCGATGGACTGCTCGATCGTGGCGGTCGTCAGCGATGTCATCCGCGACGGAAAGCCGGTCGTCGGCTACGGCTTCAACTCCAACGGCCGCTACAGCGCCGGCGAGATCCTGCGCCGCCGGATCATCCCCCGCCTGCTGGACGCCCCCGCCGCCTCCCTGCTCGACGAGAGCGGCGACCTGGACCCGGCACGGGCGTGGGACGTGGTGATGCGGAACGAGAAGCCGGGCGGGCACGGGGAGCGCTCGGTGGCCGTCGGCGTCCTCGACATGGCCCTCTTCGACCTCGCCGCGAAGATCGCCGGACAGCCGCTGTACCGGTACCTGTCGGACCGCTACGGCGACGGCAGCCCGGACGAGTCCGTCTTCGTCTACGCCGCCGGCGGCTACTACGCGCCCGGCAAGACCACGGGCGATCTGAAGGACGAGATGCGCGGCTTCCTCGACCTGGGCTACGACGTCGTGAAGATGAAGATCGGCGGGGCGGACCTCGCCGAGGACCTGCGCCGCATCGAGGCCGTCCTCGACGTCCTGGACGGCGACGGCTCCCGCCTCGCGGTCGACGTCAACGGCCGCTTCGACCTCGCCACGGCGCTGGAGTACGGGCGGGCCATCGAGCCGTACGGGCTGTTCTGGTACGAGGAGGTCGGCGACCCGCTGGACTACCGGCTGAACGCGGTGCTCGCCGAGCACTACCCCGGCCGGATCGCCACCGGCGAGAACCTCTTCTCCCTCCAGGACGCCCGCAACCTGATCCGCTACGGCGGCATGCGCCCCGACCGCGACGTCATCCAGGTCGACCCGGCGCTCAGCTACGGCCTGGTGGAGTACCTGCGCATCCTCGCGATGCTGCGCGCGCACGGCTGGTCGCCGCGGCGCTGCGTCCCGCACGGCGGCCACCAGTTCTCGCTGCACATCGCGGCCGCCCTGGGGCTGGGGGGCAACGAGTCGTACCCGGGCGAGTTCCAGCCCACCGGCGGCTTCGCCGACGACGCGGTCGTGGAGCACAGCCGGGTCGGCCTCACCGAGATGCCCGGCATCGGCCTGGAGGGCAAGGCCGCCTTCCACCGCGTGCTGCGCGAACTGCACGCCTGA
- a CDS encoding aconitase X swivel domain-containing protein yields the protein MTPAEEAAGAAASRTPAASASRAPAASDAHPAVTPPAPAAPDTGAPAPFTLHGRKVVGGVVEGEALVSRETISGWGGIDPATGTVTERRHELFGVCFTGKILVFPGAKGSSGWSGFFQATRLLGTAPLGMIFTVTTTKSALGAVVTRVPALTDLDRDPVAAIRTGDWLRLDADHGIVTVTPRAAREAERAG from the coding sequence ATGACCCCGGCCGAAGAGGCGGCAGGAGCGGCGGCCTCGCGCACGCCCGCCGCCTCCGCCTCGCGTGCACCCGCCGCCTCCGATGCGCACCCGGCCGTCACCCCGCCCGCGCCCGCCGCCCCGGACACCGGTGCTCCCGCCCCGTTCACCCTGCACGGCCGCAAGGTCGTCGGCGGCGTGGTCGAGGGCGAGGCGCTGGTGTCGCGGGAGACGATCTCGGGGTGGGGCGGCATCGACCCGGCCACCGGCACCGTCACGGAACGCCGCCACGAGCTGTTCGGCGTCTGCTTCACCGGGAAGATCCTGGTCTTCCCCGGCGCGAAGGGCTCTTCGGGCTGGTCCGGGTTCTTCCAGGCGACGCGGCTGCTGGGCACCGCACCGCTCGGCATGATCTTCACGGTCACCACCACCAAGTCCGCCCTGGGCGCCGTGGTCACCCGGGTCCCGGCCCTCACCGACCTGGACCGCGACCCGGTCGCCGCCATCCGCACCGGCGACTGGCTCCGCCTGGACGCCGACCACGGGATCGTGACCGTCACGCCGCGGGCCGCCCGGGAGGCGGAGCGGGCGGGGTAG
- a CDS encoding GntR family transcriptional regulator, with protein sequence MAGTTNLFLSKSDLAYAELRGRILSGGLAPGARLAQYELAESLNMSITPLREAIRRLSSEGLVEVETHRDVRVAAMNSVEARQLFEVRLSLDPTAVELAAGRRTDADIAAIRAALGNLLPVTRRWGEEALAAHRTFHRALYVASHNDVLIRLLDDLWDKSDRYRRLGLELPPGDEPRTRDLDEHHRIAALVVDGAAEAAGRLMRDHITMSLTASAISALEDREGRESR encoded by the coding sequence ATGGCCGGGACGACGAACCTCTTCCTGAGCAAGAGCGACCTCGCCTACGCCGAGCTGCGCGGCAGGATCCTCTCCGGCGGCCTCGCGCCCGGCGCCCGGCTGGCCCAGTACGAGCTGGCCGAGTCGCTCAACATGAGCATCACCCCGCTGCGCGAGGCCATCCGGCGGCTCAGCAGCGAGGGCCTGGTGGAGGTGGAGACGCACCGCGACGTGCGGGTGGCGGCCATGAACTCCGTCGAGGCCCGCCAGCTCTTCGAGGTCCGCCTCTCCCTGGACCCGACGGCGGTGGAACTGGCCGCGGGACGCCGCACCGACGCGGACATCGCCGCGATCCGGGCCGCGCTGGGTAACTTGCTGCCGGTCACCCGCCGGTGGGGCGAGGAAGCGCTCGCGGCCCACCGCACCTTCCACCGCGCGCTGTATGTGGCCTCCCACAACGACGTCCTGATCCGCCTCCTGGACGACCTGTGGGACAAGTCCGACCGCTACCGCAGGCTCGGCCTCGAACTCCCGCCCGGCGACGAGCCCCGCACCCGCGACCTCGACGAGCACCACCGCATCGCCGCGCTCGTCGTGGACGGCGCGGCCGAGGCGGCGGGGCGGCTGATGCGGGACCACATCACGATGAGCCTCACGGCGTCGGCGATCAGCGCGCTGGAGGACCGGGAGGGGCGGGAGTCCCGGTAG